A single region of the Candidatus Thorarchaeota archaeon genome encodes:
- a CDS encoding 50S ribosomal protein L37ae — MARLKKVGSTGRLGPRYGAKLRRRMLDLERRKLDPHRCPRCSTVALKRMAAGLWLCRKCDLVFAGGAYTPYTDAGRAARRAIEQRIAGDLITIREQEPVVPEFLPRREIELATIEAQDMKDEENSED; from the coding sequence ATGGCTCGACTCAAGAAAGTGGGAAGCACTGGACGACTAGGACCTAGATACGGGGCGAAGCTCCGTCGAAGAATGCTTGACTTAGAGCGCCGAAAGCTTGACCCTCACAGATGCCCACGCTGTTCCACTGTTGCTCTGAAACGCATGGCGGCAGGTCTGTGGTTGTGCCGCAAGTGTGACCTTGTGTTTGCTGGAGGGGCATACACTCCCTATACCGACGCAGGCAGGGCAGCTCGTAGAGCCATCGAACAGCGCATTGCCGGTGACCTCATAACCATCCGAGAGCAGGAACCAGTCGTGCCTGAGTTTCTTCCTCGTCGCGAGATAGAACTGGCCACAATTGAGGCCCAAGACATGAAGGACGAAGAGAACTCAGAGGACTGA
- a CDS encoding exosome complex protein Rrp42 encodes MGDFSAETISHIDRAYIRDLLKKGERIDGRAFDEYRDIEIQTGVVTPKAEGSAIARIGNTRVIAGVKVLAGEPYPDTPDEGIVMIAAEMAPIASPFFELGPPGEDAIELARVVDRGVRESEMIDVKKLCVEPGRKVYMVFCDLYTLEHDGNLIDACAIATAAALLDTKFPEVKEEDGQLVPTGKTLRVPIVNLAVEATVAKIGEHLVMDPLLKEEMVQDCRITMAVDEKDNFTAMQKGGGVGPISVQLIERAMDMALDKTKAIRTLIRDAMK; translated from the coding sequence ATGGGCGACTTTAGTGCAGAGACAATCAGTCATATCGACCGTGCCTACATACGTGACCTCTTGAAGAAGGGTGAACGAATAGACGGACGTGCCTTTGACGAGTACAGGGACATTGAAATACAGACGGGTGTGGTGACGCCGAAGGCTGAGGGGTCCGCCATTGCCCGCATTGGTAACACTCGCGTAATCGCAGGTGTAAAAGTACTCGCTGGTGAACCCTACCCGGACACACCAGATGAGGGCATTGTCATGATTGCGGCAGAAATGGCTCCTATCGCATCACCGTTCTTCGAGCTGGGCCCACCAGGCGAGGATGCAATCGAGCTTGCTCGCGTGGTTGACCGCGGGGTCCGAGAGTCCGAGATGATTGATGTGAAGAAGCTCTGTGTTGAGCCCGGGCGTAAGGTCTACATGGTCTTCTGTGACCTCTATACGCTCGAGCACGACGGCAACCTGATTGACGCATGTGCAATCGCAACGGCTGCTGCGCTTTTGGACACCAAGTTTCCCGAGGTGAAGGAGGAGGATGGTCAGCTGGTGCCTACTGGCAAGACTCTCAGAGTGCCCATCGTGAATCTCGCTGTCGAAGCCACAGTCGCGAAGATTGGTGAGCATCTTGTCATGGACCCTCTTCTGAAGGAAGAGATGGTGCAGGACTGTAGAATCACCATGGCTGTGGATGAGAAAGACAACTTCACTGCGATGCAGAAGGGTGGCGGCGTGGGACCAATATCGGTACAGCTGATTGAACGTGCGATGGACATGGCTCTGGACAAGACAAAGGCCATCCGGACCCTCATTCGAGACGCCATGAAGTAG